The sequence below is a genomic window from Paenibacillus sp. DCT19.
TGGTGATTTTCCGTCATCTCAAGGAACTGTTCAATATCAGCAACAACTAAATTGGCGGCATTTTGCCAGAATTCAGGCTGGGTTAGGTCTGTTCCCAGATGTTTATGTGCCAACTGTTCTACCGTCATCCGACCCGTATCTCTCAGCAAGTCATCATATTTATCCGCAAAGGCTGTTCCCTCTTGCTGTGCTCTAGCATAAATTCCTGCACTGAACATATAACCAAACGTGTACGGGAAGTTATAGAAAGGTACACCTGTCAGATAGAAATGCAGCTTCGATGCCCAGAAATGCGGATGATCGGATGCCAACACACCACAGAATGCTTCTTGCTGAGCATCAACCATTAATTTGGACAGTTCATCAGCACTAACAAGTCCCTTTTTACGTTGCTCGTAAAAACGATTTTCGAATAAGAAGCGAGCGTGAATATTCATAAAGAAGGCTACACTGCGTTGAATTTTATCTTCCAGCAAAGCCAACTTCTCTTGCTCATCCGTCGCCGCCTGAACAAGTGCATCTGCAACGATCAACTCAGCAAAAGTAGACGCCGTCTCCGCTACATTCATCGCGTAACGCTGATTCAGCGCAGGCAACTCTTCCATGATGTGCTGGTGGTATCCATGTCCTAACTCGTGAGCGAGTGTCGAAACATTTGATGGAGTCCCAGAGAATGTCATGAAGATCCGCGTCGCTTTGCTCAGCGGCAGAGATGTACAGAAGCCACCTGGACGCTTACCAGGACGGTCTTCAGCTTCGATCCAGCGCTTCTCAAACGCCATTTCAGCAAATTTTGAAAGCTTGGGACTGAACTTCGCGAACTGTTCGACAATATTAATCGCAGCTTCATCATACGTCACTTTGCCACCCGATTTTCCAACAGGAGCATCGACATCACTCCAACTCAGCTTTTCTACACCAAGAAGCTTCGCTTTGCGCTCCAAATACCGAACCAATGCAGGTTTGGCTCCGTTAATAACATTCCACATCGTATCGAGTGTCTGACGCGACATGCGGTTAATGGCCAAAGGTTCTTTGAGGATATCATCCCAGCCACGCTTCTCATATAACTTCAGACGGAAGCCGGCAAGGTGATTCAGCGTATCCGCACAAAAATCCTCGACGTCAGTCCAAGCTTCTTCCCATTGTGCAAAAACCTTTTCGCGTACAGTACGATCACTGTCACTAAGCTTGTTGGAAGCCTGCCCTGCTGACAGCATGACCGTTTCTCCATTTTGCTCAAAAGGAATGTTAATCTTTCCTACAATGGTGTTATAGAATTTGCCCCAGCCATGATAACCATCCACACCTAAATCAAGGGCAAGACCTTCGAGTTCAGGTGACAGCTTCTCACGAGCTTGTGTGCGACTTTCGTTCAGGACAAAAGATAGTGGCTCAATGTCATCCCGAGCAATCCATGCTTCCCATACGTGGTCTTCTGTTTCACTGAGTTTGTTATCAAACTGGGACTTACTGCTGTTCAGCATCGCTGCAAGGGAACTAATCGCTCCTTGAAGCTGTGTAGCCTTCTTGTCCTTCTGATTCTGTGAAGAAAGACATGATACAAAAGCTGATCCTTCGGAAGTCCGAATGTAACAGCTCTGCAACAATTCCAAAATCGGATCAAATGTTTTCGTTTCTTCCAGATTGCTTGGTACTGGTGTTTCTCTCAGTAGTTGCTGAAGGTTGCGAACATCCTGCTCAAGCTCAACGAGGTATGCAGCAAATGACTCGGAGGAAGAACCTCCACTAAAGATGGACTCCAGATCCCATACGGGATGTAATGGTGTTTTCATTAATTAGGCACCTCTCTCTACAGATTGAATAACAAATGACGAAACAATGAACCCTATGAAGGCTGTGATTCCATTTTTCATTCAACACAAATGTAATTACCTGAATAAAGACTGGTTTTATGAAGACTGTATCTCTATACTAGAGGAATAGTTTAAGCTATTCTTTAGGAGGTAAACGTGATGAAACCTTTACAAGTATCGGCTGACACAGCCGTAAAATTAGCGGAATCCCTTGGTGTGCCACTGGAACACTTGATGCATATGCCCCAGCATATCCTGCTGCAGAAAATTGCCGAATTAGCCAAAGCTGAAGCGTCCAAGCCAACTGCATCCGAAAAAGCCTCGGAAGGCGAACAGGAATGATTCCTTTTGAGAACAGTTGGCCTTATGACATTGTGATGGGGGACATCTATGTACAGCAATGCCCGTTCTGCCATGCAAGCAATGTGCTGCTGCCCCTTAAACCGAAAGAGCTAGTACGCATCCGTGAAGGCAAGAAGAAATTGCTGGTCTTTCCTTGTTGTAACGGGAGTATGACGGTGATTGACAACGATAGTGACTACCTGCTGTCCAGCCGTCCTATTCGCAATTAATTGAATTTAGTTACGATTGATGCTTAGATGGGGCTACGCTTAGTAGCCCCTTTTTCGGTTTCAATCATCTCTTCAGGCAGCTCCATTTTGCCAGAAATCATCTGTTCCCGCAGTAAGGCCCATTGTTCTCTTGAAGCACGAATCATGGCTGCGTCTGTAATACGCTTGTCCTGAATGACTCTTCCAAACCATTTGACCGCCTCATGGAAGCGACCTATCCTACGATTTAATTCCCCCAGCAAATAGAGCAATCTGGCTTCATTTCCACCTGTGCCTTCCCGCTCAAACACCCTCACATACGAGTCTAAACTAAACTCAAGAAATCGACGTTCCTGCTCATGATCCTCTCGGTAGCGGTACAACCAGGCAATATGATGAAGTAAACCTGCAACGACACGATCCTTCTCTTGGATCACTTGCGCACACAACAACCCAAGCTTATACGTTGCAAGTGCTTGATCAATCGTCCGTGCCCCGCTATAATCTCGTTTTTCCCAACGATTACCGATTTGATTTTTGAAGTTTTGCCGCTGTGTATCACTTAGTCGTTCCGTTGAATTCTCTGTCGAAGCAAATCCACATTCAGGACAGATGCGCACAACGTAAAAGTCCGGGTTCTCTAGTTTGTAATAGGCGCAGAAGTCGGAATCGGTTCGGTAAGGTCTCTTCAAACTAGGTCTTACCCGTGAAGTTTCAAACTCATTTTCACAATAATGACATGTTATTTTCACCTTATACAGCGGTTCTAGTTCCACTCATTCCATCCCTCTCCCGTTTGCTTGCTTGTATATCGGAACTAAGGCGTATTCACAAAGTGATGTGCCGGTCCCGATAAACGCTGCAAGATAAACGAATGCAACGGTTCTTCAACACCGATCTGTGTCAACGCTTGATTCATACATGAGAGCCATGCTTCAGCTCGTTCAACCGTCACTTCAAAATGCATGTGGCGGGCGCGCATCATCGGATGACCATAGGCCTCAGAGAACAAGGCAGGTCCCCCGAAAAATTGAGATAAAAACATGTACTGTTTATCCATCACTGGCTGAATATCTTCAGGAAACAATGGCGCTAACTGCTCATTCTGCATAACAATCGGGTAAAAGGCTTCTACCAAAGCGCGTACACCTTGTTCCCCGCCGAGATTTTCATAAATACTTAGCGTAGGTTTCATTGATTTGCCCCCACACTAGTTGTGTCGAATTTTGGCATATATTACACTCCTATGCTTAATTGTGAACTAAAATTATAGACAAGGCTACATACACCCTAATCCTCATTCTATCAAAAAAAAACCAAAAGTCCTATCTAACATCACACAAGATATGGATTATTATTTAACAATTTTGCGGATGACAACCTAATATGGACTTGCTCGCGACTAGATCATAACAACAAAAAAAGCGCCAAACCTAAGGTTCAGCGCATCATTTATTCATTAATAGCTTCGCCAGTCCTCTTCTTCAGAGCGTACAAGCGACGCACGTATAACGTATACAAAAGCACAGACTAGGACTCCGGTGACAAGACTCATAATCATCACTCCATCCGAATTGAATTCACCCGTTAGCAGATTGAGGTGACGTTCAGGCGTTTTTTTCATTTTAGCATACATCATTTAAAAATACAGCCATTTTTGCAAGCGCTTTCTATTGCTCATAGGTATTCATTTGTACTGTTTGTCCGCTTAAGCTCATATATTGATCGCACAAGACCTTATTCTGTCAAAAAGCCATTTTGCTAAAAAGGAGAGGGATCATGTCTGCTCTAGGTAAGCTGCAAAAACTGACCCATGTCATGTTTATATTTGCTCTCCTCGTCCTCTGCATGCTCATGATTCTGTTTCCGGCAGAAACGTGGCAAGCGGGTGTACGCGGACTTGCCATCTGGTGGGACGTGTTATTCCCCTCCCTTTTCCCATTTTTAGTTTTGTCAGAGCTGCTCATCGGGTTTGGAATTGTTCATTTCCTCGGTACGTTACTTAACCCACTTATGCGTCCACTTTTTCGTGTACCGGGTAGTGGCGGGTTCGTATTCGCCGTCAGTTGCGCATCCGGTTATCCTACAGGAGCCAAGCTGACTGCACAGTTGTGGGAACAGAAGTTGGTTACCCGAGAGGAAGGAGAACGCCTCGTTGCCTTCACCACCTCATCTGATCCCATTTTCATGATTGGTGCCGTATCTGTCGGCTTCTTCCATAATGTCGCAATTGCACCCGTGTTGGTTGCTTCACATTATGCAGCCGCATTTATCGTTGGACTACTGATGCGTTTCCATGGCAGAAGACCAGGACACTCCAATAAGCACTCAAATAACGAATCCACAGTTTACCCGTCACATCCAAAAAACATACATAAAAATAAGCTGAAGCT
It includes:
- a CDS encoding M3 family oligoendopeptidase, with protein sequence MKTPLHPVWDLESIFSGGSSSESFAAYLVELEQDVRNLQQLLRETPVPSNLEETKTFDPILELLQSCYIRTSEGSAFVSCLSSQNQKDKKATQLQGAISSLAAMLNSSKSQFDNKLSETEDHVWEAWIARDDIEPLSFVLNESRTQAREKLSPELEGLALDLGVDGYHGWGKFYNTIVGKINIPFEQNGETVMLSAGQASNKLSDSDRTVREKVFAQWEEAWTDVEDFCADTLNHLAGFRLKLYEKRGWDDILKEPLAINRMSRQTLDTMWNVINGAKPALVRYLERKAKLLGVEKLSWSDVDAPVGKSGGKVTYDEAAINIVEQFAKFSPKLSKFAEMAFEKRWIEAEDRPGKRPGGFCTSLPLSKATRIFMTFSGTPSNVSTLAHELGHGYHQHIMEELPALNQRYAMNVAETASTFAELIVADALVQAATDEQEKLALLEDKIQRSVAFFMNIHARFLFENRFYEQRKKGLVSADELSKLMVDAQQEAFCGVLASDHPHFWASKLHFYLTGVPFYNFPYTFGYMFSAGIYARAQQEGTAFADKYDDLLRDTGRMTVEQLAHKHLGTDLTQPEFWQNAANLVVADIEQFLEMTENHQ
- a CDS encoding YycC family protein, with product MKPLQVSADTAVKLAESLGVPLEHLMHMPQHILLQKIAELAKAEASKPTASEKASEGEQE
- a CDS encoding DUF2225 domain-containing protein; this translates as MELEPLYKVKITCHYCENEFETSRVRPSLKRPYRTDSDFCAYYKLENPDFYVVRICPECGFASTENSTERLSDTQRQNFKNQIGNRWEKRDYSGARTIDQALATYKLGLLCAQVIQEKDRVVAGLLHHIAWLYRYREDHEQERRFLEFSLDSYVRVFEREGTGGNEARLLYLLGELNRRIGRFHEAVKWFGRVIQDKRITDAAMIRASREQWALLREQMISGKMELPEEMIETEKGATKRSPI
- a CDS encoding globin produces the protein MKPTLSIYENLGGEQGVRALVEAFYPIVMQNEQLAPLFPEDIQPVMDKQYMFLSQFFGGPALFSEAYGHPMMRARHMHFEVTVERAEAWLSCMNQALTQIGVEEPLHSFILQRLSGPAHHFVNTP